The following proteins are co-located in the Nomia melanderi isolate GNS246 chromosome 1, iyNomMela1, whole genome shotgun sequence genome:
- the LOC116434979 gene encoding poly(A)-specific ribonuclease PARN isoform X1, giving the protein MEVTRLNFQEILSELDDVLKNASFLAIDGEFTGLNSGPDAGAFDIPAQYYTKLRAGSMDFLLIQFGLSVFTFDTHTRKYNQRSYNFYVFPRPLNRAAPDSRFMCQASSVSFLIAQGFDFNKLFNLGIPYLTTSEEEKLLKRLEERQKARDEVPELIPISDEDKPQITNICSRIEEFIASETKELIIDKCNAYIRRLVHQEVRLRWPNVLRVESRSDCAGQCLVVQKSGTKQEEEQKEVERREREKLEIKEAAGLSTLLRKIADSGKLIVGHNMLLDICHIIHKFFGPLPESYSEFKSLVHSLFPRLLDTKILCQSQQFKEKIPSSNLNELLESVSKSPFEISEIIPIDGRSYSTSAEKCHEAGYDAYITGICFIALCNYLGRLQKPEIPIVLPESPLLNPFLNKLLIARLKDFPYISLVGKDPNPSRDHVFHLTFPKEWKYNDISQLFSPFGGVYVSWLSDTSAYVALNRREQAISAAKSLRKKSGTYKIQKYAEYQASLENLNRGERKRKLSSLYISYSTNETAEKESEEKATPTSETNAADADDGWKVATGKRHRKWKNETNVEVGRDPVKKKTFEETSWD; this is encoded by the exons ATGGAAGTAACTCGATTAA ATTTTCAGGAGATTCTGTCAGAATTGGATGATGTTCTAAAAAATGCATCATTTCTTGCAATTGATGGAGAATTCACAGGACTAAATTCAGGTCCTGATGCTGGTGCTTTTGATATACCTGCCCAGTATTACACAAAATTAAGAGCAGGTTCAATGGACTTCCTTCTTATACAATTTGGCCTGTCTGTTTTTACATTTGATACACATACACGCAA GTACAATCAACGGTCgtacaatttttatgttttcccACGGCCTTTAAATCGCGCAGCGCCAGATTCAAGATTTATGTGTCAAGCATCCTCTGTATCATTCTTGATTGCTCAAGGGTTCGATTTCAATAAACTTTTTAACTTGGGCATTCCATATTTAACGACGAGCGAAGAAGAAAAGTTATTAAAGCGGTTAGAAGAGAGGCAAAAAGCACGCGACGAAGTACCAGAGTTGATACCCATATCAGATGAAGATAAACCTCAAATCACAAACATTTG CTCAAGGATAGAAGAATTCATAGCTTCTGAGACGAAagaattgataatagacaaatgTAATGCATATATTAGGCGACTTGTGCACCAAGAAGTAAGATTACGGTGGCCAAACGTATTAAGAGTTGAAAGTAGATCGGATTGTGCCGGACAATGTCTTGTAGTGCAAAAGTCAGGAACTAAGCAAGAAGAAGAACAAAAGGAAgttgaaagaagagaaagagaaaagttgGAAATTAAAGAAGCAGCTGGTTTAAGTACACTCCTGAGAAAGATTGCTGATTCT gGTAAATTAATAGTTGGGCATAATATGTTATTGGATATTTGTCacataatacataaatttttCGGACCATTACCAGAAAGTTATTCGGAATTTAAATCTCTTGTTCACAGTTTGTTTCCTAG aCTTTTAGATACAAAAATACTTTGCCAATCACAACAGTTCAAGGAAAAGATACCTTCatcgaatttaaatgaattactaGAAAGTGTTAGCAAATCGCCGtttgaaatttcagaaataatacCTATTGATGGTAGAAGTTATTCCACATCGGCGGAGAAATGTCATGAGGCAGGTTACGACGCTTATATCACTGGAATATGTTTCATTGCATTGTGTAATTATCTTG GTCGTTTACAAAAGCCCGAAATTCCTATAGTCCTTCCGGAATCACCTCTTCTCAATCCATTTCTAAATAA aCTTCTTATAGCAAGATTAAAAGACTTTCCTTATATAAGTTTAGTAGGAAAAGACC CAAATCCTAGTAGAGATCACGTGTTCCATTTAACATTCCCGAAAGAATGGAAGTATAATGACATTTCGCAATTGTTTAGTCCATTTG GAGGTGTGTATGTGTCATGGTTATCGGACACATCCGCGTATGTAGCTCTGAATCGTCGAGAACAAGCTATTTCAGCTGCGAAGAGTTTACGTAAAAAATCAGgtacatataaaatacaaaagtatgCAGAGTACCAAGCATCGTTGGAGAATCTTAACAGGGGAGAACGGAAACGAAAGTTAAGTAGCTTATATATAAGCTATTCCACGAATGA AACTGCCGAGAAGGAAAGCGAAGAAAAGGCTACGCCGACGAGCGAGACGAACGCGGCAGATGCTGACGACGGCTGGAAAGTGGCGACAG
- the LOC116434979 gene encoding poly(A)-specific ribonuclease PARN isoform X9, with translation MEVTRLNFQEILSELDDVLKNASFLAIDGEFTGLNSGPDAGAFDIPAQYYTKLRAGSMDFLLIQFGLSVFTFDTHTRKYNQRSYNFYVFPRPLNRAAPDSRFMCQASSVSFLIAQGFDFNKLFNLGIPYLTTSEEEKLLKRLEERQKARDEVPELIPISDEDKPQITNICSRIEEFIASETKELIIDKCNAYIRRLVHQEVRLRWPNVLRVESRSDCAGQCLVVQKSGTKQEEEQKEVERREREKLEIKEAAGLSTLLRKIADSGKLIVGHNMLLDICHIIHKFFGPLPESYSEFKSLVHSLFPRLLDTKILCQSQQFKEKIPSSNLNELLESVSKSPFEISEIIPIDGRSYSTSAEKCHEAGYDAYITGICFIALCNYLGRLQKPEIPIVLPESPLLNPFLNKLLIARLKDFPYISLVGKDPNPSRDHVFHLTFPKEWKYNDISQLFSPFGGVYVSWLSDTSAYVALNRREQAISAAKSLRKKSELPRRKAKKRLRRRARRTRQMLTTAGKWRQRT, from the exons ATGGAAGTAACTCGATTAA ATTTTCAGGAGATTCTGTCAGAATTGGATGATGTTCTAAAAAATGCATCATTTCTTGCAATTGATGGAGAATTCACAGGACTAAATTCAGGTCCTGATGCTGGTGCTTTTGATATACCTGCCCAGTATTACACAAAATTAAGAGCAGGTTCAATGGACTTCCTTCTTATACAATTTGGCCTGTCTGTTTTTACATTTGATACACATACACGCAA GTACAATCAACGGTCgtacaatttttatgttttcccACGGCCTTTAAATCGCGCAGCGCCAGATTCAAGATTTATGTGTCAAGCATCCTCTGTATCATTCTTGATTGCTCAAGGGTTCGATTTCAATAAACTTTTTAACTTGGGCATTCCATATTTAACGACGAGCGAAGAAGAAAAGTTATTAAAGCGGTTAGAAGAGAGGCAAAAAGCACGCGACGAAGTACCAGAGTTGATACCCATATCAGATGAAGATAAACCTCAAATCACAAACATTTG CTCAAGGATAGAAGAATTCATAGCTTCTGAGACGAAagaattgataatagacaaatgTAATGCATATATTAGGCGACTTGTGCACCAAGAAGTAAGATTACGGTGGCCAAACGTATTAAGAGTTGAAAGTAGATCGGATTGTGCCGGACAATGTCTTGTAGTGCAAAAGTCAGGAACTAAGCAAGAAGAAGAACAAAAGGAAgttgaaagaagagaaagagaaaagttgGAAATTAAAGAAGCAGCTGGTTTAAGTACACTCCTGAGAAAGATTGCTGATTCT gGTAAATTAATAGTTGGGCATAATATGTTATTGGATATTTGTCacataatacataaatttttCGGACCATTACCAGAAAGTTATTCGGAATTTAAATCTCTTGTTCACAGTTTGTTTCCTAG aCTTTTAGATACAAAAATACTTTGCCAATCACAACAGTTCAAGGAAAAGATACCTTCatcgaatttaaatgaattactaGAAAGTGTTAGCAAATCGCCGtttgaaatttcagaaataatacCTATTGATGGTAGAAGTTATTCCACATCGGCGGAGAAATGTCATGAGGCAGGTTACGACGCTTATATCACTGGAATATGTTTCATTGCATTGTGTAATTATCTTG GTCGTTTACAAAAGCCCGAAATTCCTATAGTCCTTCCGGAATCACCTCTTCTCAATCCATTTCTAAATAA aCTTCTTATAGCAAGATTAAAAGACTTTCCTTATATAAGTTTAGTAGGAAAAGACC CAAATCCTAGTAGAGATCACGTGTTCCATTTAACATTCCCGAAAGAATGGAAGTATAATGACATTTCGCAATTGTTTAGTCCATTTG GAGGTGTGTATGTGTCATGGTTATCGGACACATCCGCGTATGTAGCTCTGAATCGTCGAGAACAAGCTATTTCAGCTGCGAAGAGTTTACGTAAAAAATCAG AACTGCCGAGAAGGAAAGCGAAGAAAAGGCTACGCCGACGAGCGAGACGAACGCGGCAGATGCTGACGACGGCTGGAAAGTGGCGACAG
- the LOC116434979 gene encoding poly(A)-specific ribonuclease PARN isoform X2, with amino-acid sequence MEVTRLNFQEILSELDDVLKNASFLAIDGEFTGLNSGPDAGAFDIPAQYYTKLRAGSMDFLLIQFGLSVFTFDTHTRKYNQRSYNFYVFPRPLNRAAPDSRFMCQASSVSFLIAQGFDFNKLFNLGIPYLTTSEEEKLLKRLEERQKARDEVPELIPISDEDKPQITNICSRIEEFIASETKELIIDKCNAYIRRLVHQEVRLRWPNVLRVESRSDCAGQCLVVQKSGTKQEEEQKEVERREREKLEIKEAAGLSTLLRKIADSGKLIVGHNMLLDICHIIHKFFGPLPESYSEFKSLVHSLFPRLLDTKILCQSQQFKEKIPSSNLNELLESVSKSPFEISEIIPIDGRSYSTSAEKCHEAGYDAYITGICFIALCNYLGRLQKPEIPIVLPESPLLNPFLNKLLIARLKDFPYISLVGKDPNPSRDHVFHLTFPKEWKYNDISQLFSPFGGVYVSWLSDTSAYVALNRREQAISAAKSLRKKSGTYKIQKYAEYQASLENLNRGERKRKLSSLYISYSTNETAEKESEEKATPTSETNAADADDGWKVATENVEQEGSREDDNCATQDKFKM; translated from the exons ATGGAAGTAACTCGATTAA ATTTTCAGGAGATTCTGTCAGAATTGGATGATGTTCTAAAAAATGCATCATTTCTTGCAATTGATGGAGAATTCACAGGACTAAATTCAGGTCCTGATGCTGGTGCTTTTGATATACCTGCCCAGTATTACACAAAATTAAGAGCAGGTTCAATGGACTTCCTTCTTATACAATTTGGCCTGTCTGTTTTTACATTTGATACACATACACGCAA GTACAATCAACGGTCgtacaatttttatgttttcccACGGCCTTTAAATCGCGCAGCGCCAGATTCAAGATTTATGTGTCAAGCATCCTCTGTATCATTCTTGATTGCTCAAGGGTTCGATTTCAATAAACTTTTTAACTTGGGCATTCCATATTTAACGACGAGCGAAGAAGAAAAGTTATTAAAGCGGTTAGAAGAGAGGCAAAAAGCACGCGACGAAGTACCAGAGTTGATACCCATATCAGATGAAGATAAACCTCAAATCACAAACATTTG CTCAAGGATAGAAGAATTCATAGCTTCTGAGACGAAagaattgataatagacaaatgTAATGCATATATTAGGCGACTTGTGCACCAAGAAGTAAGATTACGGTGGCCAAACGTATTAAGAGTTGAAAGTAGATCGGATTGTGCCGGACAATGTCTTGTAGTGCAAAAGTCAGGAACTAAGCAAGAAGAAGAACAAAAGGAAgttgaaagaagagaaagagaaaagttgGAAATTAAAGAAGCAGCTGGTTTAAGTACACTCCTGAGAAAGATTGCTGATTCT gGTAAATTAATAGTTGGGCATAATATGTTATTGGATATTTGTCacataatacataaatttttCGGACCATTACCAGAAAGTTATTCGGAATTTAAATCTCTTGTTCACAGTTTGTTTCCTAG aCTTTTAGATACAAAAATACTTTGCCAATCACAACAGTTCAAGGAAAAGATACCTTCatcgaatttaaatgaattactaGAAAGTGTTAGCAAATCGCCGtttgaaatttcagaaataatacCTATTGATGGTAGAAGTTATTCCACATCGGCGGAGAAATGTCATGAGGCAGGTTACGACGCTTATATCACTGGAATATGTTTCATTGCATTGTGTAATTATCTTG GTCGTTTACAAAAGCCCGAAATTCCTATAGTCCTTCCGGAATCACCTCTTCTCAATCCATTTCTAAATAA aCTTCTTATAGCAAGATTAAAAGACTTTCCTTATATAAGTTTAGTAGGAAAAGACC CAAATCCTAGTAGAGATCACGTGTTCCATTTAACATTCCCGAAAGAATGGAAGTATAATGACATTTCGCAATTGTTTAGTCCATTTG GAGGTGTGTATGTGTCATGGTTATCGGACACATCCGCGTATGTAGCTCTGAATCGTCGAGAACAAGCTATTTCAGCTGCGAAGAGTTTACGTAAAAAATCAGgtacatataaaatacaaaagtatgCAGAGTACCAAGCATCGTTGGAGAATCTTAACAGGGGAGAACGGAAACGAAAGTTAAGTAGCTTATATATAAGCTATTCCACGAATGA AACTGCCGAGAAGGAAAGCGAAGAAAAGGCTACGCCGACGAGCGAGACGAACGCGGCAGATGCTGACGACGGCTGGAAAGTGGCGACAG